The Acropora muricata isolate sample 2 chromosome 4, ASM3666990v1, whole genome shotgun sequence genome contains the following window.
GTAATTTGGACGTGAGTGACCTCAAAAGGTATGTGAAACGCATTACTTGAGAACACCCGAAATCGAAGGTGACAGTGAGACGCCCCTCCCCATCCCCATGGGTCTGTACGGACGAAGGATGGTCGTacggtgacgtcataaccaaattttctcCGCTTGATGGGTTACCAAGTTTCCTTCGCGCGCTGAAGCTCCGACTGCATAACAGGTGCTGATTCAAGCGACAAGTCGTAAATacaccactttcataaatggcggcgcacttgttattcctttgtatttatgttaattagaccaaATGTAAAATGCGACACATCTGCAAGGGAGGGGACATATCAAGGATTGGGGAGGACTGGGTGGTGAAAGAGGCGAAAATCACCAGGGTTCATCACATTCCTCTGGTACAGTTGTCGCTTACTTCCCTCTCCAGACACTCTGAGTGAGTTTAGCGTATAATCTTACACTTTTCAAGATCAGAGATACCCGTACACCATTCACCCGTTGTTCTGCTCGGGTAACATTTCAATGCGAACAATTAGTTGTTTACCAGGCTTAGAGTAAGGAAATTGTTTTcggcatttttttattcattttatttttgtcatatACCGATTAAACTTGAACAACTTACAGTTAAGCGATCTTGTGATCCAGAATATCTAACGAGAGCATAGGTTTCATGGGATCTCCCTCGGAAGTTTGCCTGCAATTCAAACAGAGCGGGTTTGATcagtgtaaaaaaataaaacccaATACTGTATATTTAAAATGAACCATGAAGATGTACAGTAATGGAAACTGATAACCTAGGTGGGTTGTAATACTATCTCTAGCACAATGAGCAATGTAATGTTGTGTTTTAGTGAGAATATTTTCATGGAGTCTGATTGTCAAGGCCCCAGTACATCAAGGCACGATCTAGAGCACAAATCACTATCCTCTCAGCTAGCtcatttcattttgcttttgctCATCCACTGGACAGTCTTTCATCCCTTGGACAGCATTATCCATCTTTTAACTCAATCCTTACCATCAAAACATGGTACCATTTTACCATAGTTAcgatttttaattattaatttattaattataattatttttaatcattaatttattaattataattataatttattaattagcTGAAACTTGGCGATTGAAGTCCTCAGAAAACTAATGTTGGTAATTGGGTTTTTATCGTACAATTCAACCGAGGTTGTCTTCATGAGGACAGCTTCAAAACGAGTAGGCTCATAATTAGTCCCTGCCATTTACAGGAACTCAGACATGTTCACTTGTGGACATAAGTTTAAAAGTCCGAGGTTGTGGCAGGATCAGGAGAAATCAGGCCGCCATATTAGATTTACATCAAACAAAAGGGTTCTTCCTTGTCACCTATCCCAAACCTTGCTTCCTTGTAAAAGCCAATCATATTACCAGTGTTGGGAATCTAATTCTTGGAAAAtacaaaatgagaaaatttgGAGTTGCTCAGATGCAGCTTTGAACCTTTCAAATTATCCGATGATCTATCATAAAAAAACTGCTTGACAGCTAGTTCCATTGCGAATGAGAAGTCAGTTTTAGTTTACTGGGTCACTATCAAACAAAACcacttattatataaacaccagtgttttatTAGGATTTCTGCTACTGAGAAAATCATATATTTTCACATGCAAAAATACGATATTTTTACATGCAAAaatatcagccaatcagaaatcagGAAATCTTCTTTAAATTTGAACCTTTTATCTTGTCTTTTATGTTTTGAACAAGATGCCGGACATTTTTAATatctgtatttatttttttactgtaCTTTGTAGAGCTCCGAGTTTTCACTGGAgtattttaaacaatgaaatacatttatcGGGGTTCTCAGCTATGTGGCATGATTTTGGTTTAtggaatggctgattcttgtttatataataaacagaataatacatAGACGCTTGGAGATATGAAATTTGTCTTCTTGTGTTCACATTtgaaatctcactcgttcgctgtgcTCACTCATTCAATATCgatgtgaacactcgaagataaattccatatctccgcacATCCATGTATTATTCTTGAAATATTACATAATGAATTTAATGAATTTCACTATCAATAACCATTGCACTAAAAGGGAGAGGGAGAGGGAGAGGGCAGTTCCCCTGTAATCACCATTTCATCTTCAACATCCTCCAGATTTAAGTAAATATGCTTAAAAATAACAATCCAATGAGGACATACTGTGTGTTGATAGTTTTTGAAAATATCTCAATGCACCATCAATTTGCTCAAAATGTGTTTGGTTTTTCAACCGAGTCCCAATCGCAGCACACAAAGCACCAACACTTACCGAACAACCAGCTACTTGACTGTGTGTTCCATCAGAGTCATGATCGTAATGAGTTGACCCATTGCCAATCATGGCAGAAACATAGGGATGCTCATGCTGTTGAAGATAACAAAAATCAAACATAACACTGATACGGGCTGGAAGTGACATTTTGCTCAACATCGCAACTCTGAAGCTGATCAAAATTCAAAGCAACAAGCAGTGTCTTCTTGCCTTCCTCTTATAGTGCTCCACATCAATAATTGATGTGgagcattataattattataaccaaGGAGAATCATTCTAGGGGTTGTTCTTCCATTGAATATAGGAGTTATGTGGACCAAAATGTGCTAAAAGCTCAAAGGCAATAAAATTGCAATTTAAACTCACTTGGTGTTCTCCATTGTGGTTGCTGTATGTGTCaaagaatattccaagtccatAGAAGAAATCTTTACTACCAAACACAGAACCTGGAAAACATGGAGGGTGAGATATGGTACTTCCTGTAATACAACAAGCCTAAGACTTCCTGTAATGCAACAAGCCCAAAACCGTGATGTCTTCCCCTTAAATGAAGGACCCGAAATCACATAAACGATATCATAACTCTCAAATCTCCCTTTGCAACCACCtaaatttgattattttctgaAGAGTTCTGCAAAacatgcaaaaacaaaaaaggttttCAGGTCAGACAATTCACTAAAATTGATTATGAACCCTTACATACACATTGCATTCTGCATTGTCTAAAgttgaattgttattttttcatGAAATCAAAGGAAGATAAATGGAGACAGAATATTAAACTTATGgagagaaaaacagcaaaatcaATAACCCTAACACACATGACATCAATTCCAGGAATCTAACTATTGACGCAAAAACTGAAGGAGGCTGGTTTTTCCATTGCAATGAATAGGATATGTACAATTCTGCAACAACATTGGAAATTAAAGAAATGCTAATgattaaacattaattttaccttCTTGCATTCTGTCTCTACTGTACCAGAATGCAAGACCATCCCCAAACAGAGTATCTCCAGCTCCATGTACTTTAAAATGTAACAACATTTCCCAGTCTTGAACATTGCAACGctaacaagagaaaaaaaataaaaacacaaacaaacaaaaactcgCATCAGGATTACCATGCCCATGGGCAGAGATAGGAAAATCCAGACCACGtgaagaaccaatcagattgctgaaatcCCTACTGTGCcctcttgaaaaagaaaaatggaatttttattCTCGTATTCAACTTGATACCTCATCACCTGTTGGCTGAGATCACGCATGAGATATCGAGTTAAACAGTCAAATAGAAATTCAATATCTCAATTTGCCCATGCATTATTCTCTATATATTGTATTTGCTCAAATATACATTTTTACAATCAATGtctatgttgtggtttaaatttatccttggtttaacgttttttgaattgttccagattatggtaatgaatacactacaaaaggaaataaaaattgaactagttttaaaaattttgccccaaaactaaatttaaaccacaacatctaCTAAATTGCCCACCCTTTAAACCAAAGAGAAGCTGTGGCTGACTTTGTTATGTCTTTCATGTGTAAATTTCTCAGTCTTATTATCTTCCACAGCATCAAACTACTGtacattaaaacaattaatTCCCTTGAAATTGCATTTTACTTTGACCCACAACATCTGTTATCGTTTCAACACACTGCCTCATTTTTACATTAACAGTAGCCCGCGAATGCAGATGCATGTCCCATAGTCATTTCTCTCGCCCAAAAAAAGTTCATTTTCCAGGGAGAGAAATGACTTCCAGAAATACATCTGTATTTGCACACTACATTAACAGTAGTAAGTAAAGACTATCATAGTCCAGTTACCATACCACAGTATTCCAAACAGCTCCTTTCAAACTTTGATGATCAGCAGTAAGTCTTATGTAATTACTTGAAATAAAGGTGCTTCCTTGAAAATCCCAGTAGGGAATGCTTGGACCAACAcctaaaaaattatttcaataataattattattgtatttaagTAATTCATTAGCTAATGTTTGAAACACATCATGATGAAATTCTACAACTACTGTTGTACTACCTCGCCTcgggaaaggaaaaaaaaaagttcaagtGCACGAGAGGACCAAGAGGAGTATATTGATTAATATTTCTTTACTGGCTTACAATCTCTATATTCATTGTGTGACAGTCTATGAGAATGTTGGAATAATATTGCAACGTCATGTTGAAATTCTGCTTTGGTACATCTTTGCAATTTGCTCTTATCTGTTGCTTTGCTGCAAAACAAACTTACAACTTTGTGGAATGGCGAAAATTAAATAGGTGCCCAGCCTTTAATAAGCACCCACTTCTAATCGGTGCCCATCCTCCAGgtccaaaaatgaaataagCGCCCAGGGCCTGGTTGTTCAAAGGCTAATTagcttaatccaggattagcgtcaacttttgtttcatattttcaacttttaaagtttcttatggttaagtttgtttttcaaaaattgacttcttctCATGTAAAGGTTTGCTGAATAGCAGCGTTGAACAACACCTTGTAGTAGAGAAATAAATTCCTTGattaacttttaatctgggattagcgttTATCGGCTTTTGAGCAACCGGGCCCAGGGCAGTAAATTAAATACATACGTATGAATGAAATGATACATAATGCAATGCACCAGTCAAAGTAAACCCTGACCCCCCCTACCCCGGGATATAGGTGGGGATTGGTTTTCAATAACCTGCAAAAAGTGACAAATGTGCCACTATGTGGATAAATATTTTGCAGGAAGTAACAGAAAGTGCCCAACCCCCTGGGGCAACTGAAGACGTTCCTGATGAATTTGTCCATGAAAAATTCACAAGGTAGTAGACTGAAATTTTGACAATGAATCTGCCAAGCAGTATTTCTTGAAATATTATGCTGGGGAGAATATATTTTCAATACAACTGTATCAATACTTGgatcaaacagaaaaatataccgatttttgctcaaaatttaaaaatattaaagtGTTTGCCTTCTTAAATCCATGCCCTAAATCAATCAATGTACAGATTTGAATAAAAATacacaaattcaacaaaaaatacGAGTTGACACTGATGTCCCCCTTCTTGAGTAATCACATGTGGAAAAGTGTACCCAGACGTCCTTGCAGGAACGGAAGTTGCCATCTAGGATTAGAATGAATACCCTACTAATGTCCCACACCCtctgtacaacagtgtcaaaTCGTGCAAATCCTCCACATACTAAGGACTCCTAGAGCTGCCAATACAGATATATAGTCCCACTAAGGCCCCACATGTCCTGAGGTGGGGGGGTGAGTCAGGATTTACTTTGACTGGTGCATAATTATCACTTAATATTATTACATATAATTTTTCCAGTCTGTTGTACCCAAATTCCAATGACATACCTAACCATGTTATTTCCTGTGCTGAACTGCAATTTCACAACAGACAGCTCGAGGCATTCAATTTTTTAGAGTTGGGGGAATTGGGGTTTTAATATCGGTCATGAAAAAATCACGTGCAAGGTGATAAATGCAAGGAAGGATGCTTGCAAGAGGACGTTTGTAAGATCGATCATCCAAACCAGTGCAGCTGAAATTCTTTTACAAAAACTACGTAATCTTGTAGATTTCGCTCAAGGCTACAATTCGATTAAAATATCAATTTAAGCGAAATTGACTTCTGATTGTCACAAAGAGCACTGGATGAAATTGATTAGATGAAGCTCCCATGCTGTGAAAAATGAACGTAATTAATGTATTTAGCACTCTTCTTTGAAGATCAATAACTGACTGACAAACTAACCAGAAGTACTAGTGCGAACTGATTTGTTCATGAATCTCAAAATGTGATTAATTTACTACGATGATCAAATCGTATAGGTAAAAGAGTTTGTCATGGTAAAGCACCCAAGTAAAAACGCACATAAAGGGAAGTCATGTAACGATCCGTCGCGCCGTATTGACACAGCAAATTCTGGGTAAACCCAGAAATCGACGGTGGTTTTCACATCAAACTCAATTAACCGTTCTTTGCTAAATATCACCACAGTAGATGTGCTACGAATTATGGACCAACTGATTACTGTTGCTAAAGGAGTAACGCAAGAAAGAACAGCGCTCACAGGAAATGCATGCCCGCTAAAAGTGCCGCATCATGTGAACATCAACTGAAAAGGACTCGAAACCTGAAGACGCTACCTTTAAAAATCGAATGCTCTCTTCTCAAATATCCAGTGGATCCTTCTTCCGCTAAAACTTTTGATATAAGGAGAAA
Protein-coding sequences here:
- the LOC136914804 gene encoding vesicular integral-membrane protein VIP36-like, producing MDSSVLTSLFFLLISKVLAEEGSTGYLRREHSIFKGVGPSIPYWDFQGSTFISSNYIRLTADHQSLKGAVWNTVRCNVQDWEMLLHFKVHGAGDTLFGDGLAFWYSRDRMQEGSVFGSKDFFYGLGIFFDTYSNHNGEHQHEHPYVSAMIGNGSTHYDHDSDGTHSQVAGCSANFRGRSHETYALVRYSGSQDRLTVLVDVDNKNEWRDCLDVVGVKLPTGLHFGASAATGQLADNHDIISMKLYEIDVPVPDGKKEEDRSEIVPFASAAEPFRERVEDVRGSFSSRTAKIFTWIFWIALVAVCILGISFYVYKKREEDSKKRFY